The window GTGTTGATGGTGTTCTTCAGCTCCAGAATCTCGCCGCGAGCGTCGACGGTGATCTTCTTGGACAGGTCACCGTTGGCCACCGAGGTCGTCACCAGCGCGATGTTTCGCACCTGCGTGGTGAGGTTGGAGGCCATGCTGTTCACGTTGTCGGTGAGGTCCTTCCAGACGCCGGCGACGCCCTTCACGTCGGCCTGACCGCCCAGCTTGCCCTCGGTGCCCACCTCGCGGGCCATACGCGTGACTTCCGAGGCGAAGGCGCGCAGCTGGTCCACCATCGTGTTGATGGTGTCCTTCAGCTCGAGCACCTCGCCCTTCACGTCCACGGTGATCTTCTTGGACAGGTCACCCTTGGCGACGGCGGTGGTGACTTCCGCGATGTTTCGCACCTGGGCCGTGAGGTTGTTGGCCATCAGGTTCACGTTGTCGGTGAGGTCCTTCCACGTGCCGGCGGCGCCGGGCACCTGGGCCTGGGCGCCCAGCTTGCCCTCGACACCCACCGTGCGCGCGACGCTGGTCACCTGCTGCGCGAACACGTTGAGCGTGTCCGTCATGTTGTTCAGCGTGGCGCCCAGGGCGGCAATCTCGCCCTGCGACGGGACCATCAGCTTCTGGGTGAGGTCTCCGTTGGCGACCGCCGTCACCACCTTCACGATGCCGCGCACCTGGGTGGTCAGGTTGGACGCCATGAAGTTCACGTTGTCGGTGAGGTCCTTCCACGTGCCGGACACACCGGGCACCGCGGCCTGACCGCCCAGCTTTCCTTCGGTGCCCACCTCGCGGGCCACGCGGGTCACTTCCGAGGCGAAGCCGTTGAGCTGGTCCACCATCGTGTTGATGGTGCTCTTCAGCTCGAGCATCTCGCCGCGGGCGTCGACCGTAATCTTCTTCGACAGGTCGCCATTGGCGACGGCCGTGGACACCTCGGCGATGTTACGCACCTGGGCCGTGAGGTTGTTGGCCATCAGGTTCACGTTGTCCGTGAGGTCCTTCCAGACGCCGGACACGCCCTTCACGTCGGCCTGACCGCCCAGCTTGCCGTCGCTGCCGACCTCCTTCGCGACGCGCGTCACTTCGGCGGCGAACGAGTTGAGCTGATCCACCATCGCGTTCACGGTGGTGCCGATGCGGAGGAACTCGCCCTTGACCGGCTGGCCGTCGATTTCGAGGGCCATCTTCTGGGTGAGGTCGCCCTCGGCCACCGCCACCAGCACGCGCGCGACTTCCGTGGTGGGCTGCACCAGGTCGCCGATGAGGGCGTTGATGGAGTTGAGGCTGGTGGCCCAGTCGCCCTTCACGTCGCCCAGCGACACGCGCTCGCCCATGCGGCCCTCGCGGCCGACGACGCGCTCCACGCGGACCATCTCCTGCGTCATCGCGGAGTTGAGCGTCACCACCGCGTTGAAAGCGCGGGCAATCTCCTCCATCACCACGTCGGAGGTGCCACCCGGCAGCCGGACGGAGAAGTCACCGCCCTGCACCGCCTTGAGCGCGGAGAGCAGCGGCTGCATCGGATGGCCGCCGCGCACGCGAGCCCCCGTCACCGGCGCGCGCGAGCCACCGCCCCGGCCATTCTCCACGGGGGGAGGAGGGGCCTCTTCCGACGCACGGGCGCGCCCCCGCTCGCCGCGCAGGCGGTTGGCCGCCACATTCTCTCGCGCCGGGCTGGCGCTGGAGGGCGCTTCCGTGCGGGAGGCACCGTCCTCGGCCGTCTTCCGAGGGGTGCGCTTGCGGCCATTGCCGTTGGGGTTGGGAACCTTGGTGTCGTCCACGCGTGAAAACCTCTGATCGGGATGAACGCTTCAGCAGTGCTCTGAGCGGCGCCCGGGCGGTGCGAATCTCCAGGGAGTTCGCGGACTTGTCGATTCCAAGCCGGCAGCCACGGGGCCTGTTCGTCTACTAGTGAACCGTGTGGTTCACGCGCTCGGACGGCCCGTGAAAACGTGGGGTGCCGAGCCCATTACCAACATCTCAGGGCGCCGGAGCCGTGCACGGAAAACCATCGCAGCCCTGGACATAGAGGGCCCGACCGAGGAGCCGGCGGGCAGGCGTCGCCGGACGGCTTCCCGCGGGCGCCTGGGTGCCTGCACGCACGTCCAGGGTGTAGGCAGGACCGCTGGGGGCACAGCCGATCAACAGCCGCTCCGGCACGTCGAGCCACCACACGCTCTCCACGGCACACGGCGCCTGGGTCTCCATGGGGGCGAGCGTGCGGGCGTCGTAGAGGCGCAGGGCGCCTTCGGAGAGCACGGCGGCGAAGGCACCCGCCGCCCCCACCGACAGCCTCCCCCCCGGCCAGGGGAGCGACACCTGCCCCAGCACCCCGCCCTCCGGGGAGACGGAGACGAGCTGCCCGGCCTCGTCCAGCGCCAGGACTCCGCTCGCGTGCCCGGCCAGGGACACGGGCGCGAAGTCGCCGACCGGACGCAGGGCCCCCTGCTCCTCTCGCAGCAGCCGGCCCCCCGCGGAGACCCACAGGCGGTTGTCTCCTCCGAAGGTGGCCGCCAGGGTGCCGACCACGTCCAGGCGCCGCGAGCCCCCGCCGCGCTCGCAGAGCGCCACGGCCTGGGGGCCATACACGGCCACCCGGGAGGCATCCGGGGAGACGGCCCAGCCCAACCTGGGGGCCGGCAGCGCGCGGGTGAGGCAGTCGTTGAGGGCGCCGAAGTGCGGGTCCGCGGTGGGCGAGGAGATGAGGTAGGGCAGGCTGGTGGTCGTCACGTAGACGAGCAGGCCGAGCGCGACGGCGATGGCGATGGTGAGCGGCCAGGGACGGGCGCCGAGGGCGCGCACCTGCCTCGCGGCCGCGCGTGCCCCCTTCCTGCCTCCGGTCACCGGGCTCTCCCGTCCACTCACGGCGGCTCCTCGCTGCGGCCTTCCCAGGACAGCACAGAACGGGCGCGAAGGCTCCTGCGAGCCGGGCATGGCCTACGGGCCGAGCACGCTCGGCTGGTTGCTTCCAGCGGGAGTCGTTGCAGGCAGCAAGCACCGGGATGGAAGGGAGCGGAGGCGTGCCATGCTCCTTGCCAGATGGAAGGAGCTGTCTACGTGCGGATGAGCGGGGTGCGCCCCTTCGTCGGAGTCGTCCTGGCCGTGGTGCTGGCTGCTGGAGCCGAGGCCCGGGCCGGCAGCTTCATCACCGGGACGGTGAGGGATGCACAGCGCCAGCAGCCCCTTCCCGGTGTCGTCGTGTCGGCGTGGCAGGACCCGCCCTCGCTCCAGGGCGAGCTGACGGTGGTGACGGACGACCAGGGGGTGTACCTCCTCCCGCGGCCCATCCTGGGGACCTACACGCTCCGCTTCGAGAAGGAGGGCTACAGGCCCTACGCACGGTCCGACGTCGTCCTGAGGAAGGGGCACTCCCTGCGCGTCGACGTCCGGCTCGCGGTCGATACCGGGGCGGAATGGATTCCTCTCTGTGGCGGTGGAGGGCCGCCGGTCGACACCAGCAGCACCTCCACGGTGCTGCGGCCCGACTGGCAGCTCCCCCACAGCCTCCCGCTGAGCCGGCCGCTGGGGAGGACGGGCGCGGTGCGCGCGGCGGACGGCTTCGCGGAGCTGGGCCCGCGCATCATGGGCGACGAGCGGGGACTCTCCATCCACGGCGCGAGCGTCTTCGAGAACCGGTACACGCTGAACGGGCTCTCCACCACGGATGCCGCGACCGGACTCGACGCCCTTCCCCTGAGCGCCGAGCTCTTCCAGGACGTCACCTTCCATTCCGGTGGCGCCATGCCGGAGTCCGGCCGTGCCACCGGGGGCGTCATCGACACGCTGATGCGCGAGGGCTCCAATGAGCTCCACGGCTCCGTCTTCGCGACCTGGGCCCCGGGCCGGCTGGAGGGGGGCCGCGCTTCCCTGCCGGAGGGCGCGGGCACCCGTGCGCTCGGAAACCTGGGGGACTTCGGCGCCACCCTGGGCGGACGGCTCAAGATGGACCGGCTCTGGTTCTTCGCGGGCGTCGTTCCGACGTTGAGTCGCGTGAAGTTCACGGAGGCAGGGAGCTCGCGAACCGTCTTCGCCGACCAGCGCGGTGTGCAGGCCCTGGGCCGGCTGACGTACCTCCCGCACCAGGACCACAACGTGACGCTGTCGCTGCTCGCCATGCCCACGACGTCGCGAGGAGTCGACCTGGGCCTGGGGCCTCGGACGCTCGACAGTGACAGCGTGATGACGGGCCTCCAGTATCGCGGTGCGTTCCTGGACAAGCGGCTGCTGGTGGACGTCAACGCCGGCTGGCTGCGGCGGCGCGACTCGCTCGTCCCCGTGGAGGGTGGCGAGGCAGAGACACCCTTTCGCGAGGTGGGGCGCCAGCAGGCCAGCGTCCGGGCCACCGTCCTGACGAAAGGCCTGGGAACCCACGTCCTCGCGGCGGGTGTGGACACGGAGCTGCTCTCCTACGAGCGGCGGCGGGTGGAGCCCGGGGCGGGTGTGCTGACGTCGCGGACGACCAGTCCGGTCATCGGGAGCTTCGTGCAGGACTCGTGGCAGCTCTCGCCATGGCTCACGGTGAATGCCGGTGTCCGGCATGACGTGCAGCTCCTGGCGGGTGGCGCGAGAGGGGCGTCGAACGTCGCGGTGCACCAGCTCTCTCCGCGCGTGGGCGTGGTCGTGATGCCCTGGCGACTTGCGCGGGTGTTCGCGAACTACGCGAAGTCCTCGGGCCTGGTGCCGCTGGGGCTGAAGGAACGCTCCTTCCAGGCGGGCGAGGTGGCGGTGGACCCGGACCTGGCGCCGACGACGTCCAGTGAGTTCGTCGCGGGCCTCGAGTCCGAGGTCCTCCGGCACTACCTCGTCGCGAGCGCGACCTATACGCACCGCGAGCTGGACTCCGCGGCCGTGCTGCTGCGAAACGCGGACGGGAGCGGGACGCTGCTGGGCAACCCGGGCTCGGGGCTCGCGGCGGGGCTGGCGCGGCCGGAGCGCGACTACGACGCGGTGACCGTGTCGCTGAGGCAGACCTACTGGGAGCAGTGGATGGCGGAGGTCAGCTACACGCGCTCGCGGCTGCGGGGCAACTTCGACGGGCCGTTCTCCACGGTGGCGGGGCCGGTGGTGCCGGGTCTCCTGGAGGATGCGGTTCCTGTCGAGGACCTGGGCGGGCGGAGGCGGCTCGCGCAGGACCGGACGCATGTCATCAAGGCGTTTGGCGCACGGGAGTTCTACTTCCTCCACGCGTACTCGGCCCGGGTGGGCGTGGCGTACGTGGGGGCTTCGGGCCTGCCCGTGGCGGGGACGGAGGCTCGCACGCCGTGGGTGCACCTGGTCGATGCCCGGGTGGGCGTGGACTACCGGCTCACCCGGGAGGCGCGGATGTCCTTCGACCTGGAGGTCTTCAACGTGCTGGGCTCGCAGGCGGCGACGCGCGTGGAGGAGCGGGCTACCGCCGAGGGCACGGAGCTCCTGCCCGTGCAGTACCAGGCGCCGAGGGAGGTGCGGCTCGGCGTGCGGTACGTGTTCTGAGGAATCGCCGGGCTGGAGCGATGCTGGCGCGGAGTCTGCAGAGCGCCTGGGGCCATGCGCTGGAGACGGCTCCTGAAGTGGTGGGTGTGTCTGCTGGGCCTCGGCTTCGTGGGCGTCCTGGCCACGCTGGAGGGTTTCTACCGCGTCATGCTCGCACGGGTGCCGGAGCTGCCTCGTCCTCCTGAAACCCGCGTCATGCCCGCGTTGTATGGGCGCATGCGGTGGGCCTCGAGTGAGCGCACGGCGACGCCTCGCGTGGAGCCCGTCTGGCCCTGGAACGTCGCCTTCGTGTTGGTGAGAGTCGGGCTGCTCGGACAAAAGCCGTCTCAGGTCGTGATGCCCGCGGGGCTCGGCATTGCCCAGGAGGTCGCGAGCGAGTGGTCCTCTCAACTGCGTGAGGCGGGTGGCAGGTTCCCGAGAACATTCGAGCGCCTGGCCCTGACCCTCTGGCTCACCCGCCATTGGAGCGCGGAGGAGCTGCTTGCATTCGAGGCCGAGCACAGGTCTCTCGGCCATGGCCTCTTCGGCATGAGAGCGGGTGCGCGGGTGCTGCTCGGAAGAGAGTGGGCGGAGCTCGATGCGGGGGGCATGGCCGTGCTCCTCGCGGTGGGTGATGCCCCCGGCCGTTGGAGGGACCCGTGGTGCTTTCCGGAGCGCATCCGCGCGAGGCGAGACGTGTTGCTGAAGCGCCTGCGGGAAGCGGGGGGACTCTCCCTGGGGGAGACGGAAGCGGCACTCCAGGCTCCGCTCGGCCTCATTGTTCGGCCCGCGCACTGGGCCCCCTGCCCGGAACGGAATGGGAGCGGCATGAAGGCCGCGCCGGAAGGCTGAGGCCTGGGCCGGCCGCCGCTTCAACTCCCCTGCCTCGGGGACCTGCCGGGCTGCCGTCCTTCCGCCTGTCATCGTGTTCTCGCGCTTGTCGCCCTGCCCCTGCACCTCACCTTTGCGGTGGGAAGGGAAAGGAACTCTCACCATGCGACGCGCGCTTACTGCTGCAGCCCTGACCTTCAGCTTCTTGCTGTCCTCCGCGGGACTCGCTCAATCAGCAGGCGGCGGTTCAGGCGGAGGCGCGGCCGCGGGAGGAGCCACGAGCGGCGGTGCCACTGGCCCCCAGGGCGGCACGGGTGGAGCGGGGACGGCGGGCGCTGGCGGGGCCGGAACGTCTCAGGCCCCCGGTACCTTCTCTCCCGGGAGCGTGTCTCCCGCGCCTCAGGGAACGACGGGCACCACGGGAGGCTCGACGACGGGGACCAACTCGGGGGCCGCGACGGGAACCCAGGGTGGCACAGGCACGCAGTCGGGTACGACCATCGGCGGCACGGGTGACGGTGCACAGGGAACCGGCACGGGTGGCGGCGGACAGGGCGGAGGCACTGCCGGCGGTACCGGTGGAGCTGGAAGCGGCACGGGAACGACAGGCGCTGGCACGGGCGGCTCTGATGTCGGCGGCACCGGCACGGGTGGCGGTGGAACGACGGGCACCGGCACCACGGACGCCGCGGACACCGGCACGGGTGGAACGGGCGGCTCGGGTACGACGGGCACCACCGGCACGGGCGGCGCGGGCGCGACTGGCACGGGCGGTGGCACCACCGGTGGCGGGGGGACGGGCGGAGGGAGCGCGAACGCCGCCGGCTCGGGAACGGCGGGTGGAATGAACGTTCCTTCCGGCGACGTCTCCCAGGAGGTGGTCCAGCTCCGCGCCCAGGTCCAGCGGCTCCAGCAGGAAGTGGACACGCTGAGGCGCGGCGGCACCGCCACCGGCGGCTCGGGCACGGGCGGCTCCGGCGCGGCGGCGTCCACCCCCACGGTGGACCCGGAGAACACCGTGGTCGCGAGCGTCCAGATGCAGGGCCAGGTGGCCGCCGTCTCGAAGGACCGCATCCAGGTCCGCGACGCGGAGACCGGTGACCTCTACACGCTGCTCGTCGGCAAGCGGACGCGCGCCCTCGTCGGCGACAAGCCCATCTCCGTGCAGAAGATTCCCGAGGGCACTCCCGTCCGCGTGGCCTTCAACTACGCGGCCGACGGCGACACCTACGCGACCCGCCTCCAGGTGTACCCGCGCCCTCGCTGATTCCGAACCGAAGCTGAAGCGCGCCCCACGCGCACCGCACTCCGGGCCGCCGGGAAGGAGCTGGAACCTTCCTGGTCGTCCGGAGGCTTTCTTTCTTCCACCCGCCCTACTCCGCCCCACGCTCCCGGACGAAGCGCTCGATACGGGCAATGGCCTGCTCCATCTTCAGCCGCGCGGAGCTGTTCGCCGAGTGCACCCGCACCCGGGGCGGCACGAAGCCCCGCGTCGCCACCGCCTCCTCCAACCAGAGCAGCACGTCGTAGCCGGTGCCGTGCTCATCGTCCCCGAGGTCGTGGTCCAGGCTCAGCTCCGTCACCTGCCCGCCCTCGAGCAGCCCGATGGCCTCCTCGGGCCACCGCACCGGCACCCAGCCCTCGGGCGTGGCGCGCTCGTCATCCAGGTAGACCTTCATCGCCTCCGCTCCCTCCGGCACCGCCACGTCGCGGCCCCGCCGTGCCCCAAAGACGTCCTCCCGGAAGCCCGGCTGACGGGACGGCCGCGTCGCACCCGGCAGCGTACGCGACGCGCTACGCGGGCCCATCCAGGCTGGCCATCGCCTTGCCGAGATAGACGAACAGCCTCGGGTCCAGGCCATGCCTCGCGGCCACCCCCGGCGCCTGCTGGTGGCTCGCCCGCAGCCACAGCTCGACGCAGGGCTCATTGCCGGTGAGGACCCCCACCAGCTCGCGCCAGCGCGCGGCCAGGGCCCGGACGCGCTCACACGTCGGCTCGGTGCCCCTGTCCAGCTCCGCGCGAAGCCGCGCGATGAGCTGCGACCACTCGACCAGTACCTGGAACAGCGGCCCCTCCTCCGGCACCTCGCCGCGAGCCTCCGACTCCTGCCGCGTCCCGGCAGCACGGTCCTTCTCGAACATGCCCATCACCTCGTCCCCCCACGGAAGTGCGGAGGGACAGGCTACGTACCGCCTCACGTCGCGTGAGGCTCAAGGGGCAAGACGTCGGGAGTGCCGCTACTCGTCCTTCGGCTTCGTCCCACCCGCCAGCTCGCGCAGCCTCGCGGCGAAGGGGCTCTCTCCGTCCGTCCGGGCAGACCCACCGGCCAGCCGCTGACGGCGGGTCATCGCGAGCGCCCCCTCGGCGGGACCTTCCAGGGCTTCCTTCTCGTAGCGGTCCTGCCCCCCCAGCGCACGGCCCACGGGGCGGGCGGAGCTGACGCGTCGGTTGGTATCCACGGGCATGAACGGTACCTCCAGGAGCAACGAGCCCCTTTCTACCCCACTACCGCCCCGTCCGGCGAGCCGGGCCCGGGCGGAGGCCCCCACGTCCCCTCCGGGTCCTCCAGCGCCGCGCCGATGTGACGCAGCACCCGGGCAACACCGTCCACGTCGATGACGCGCGCATCCCACGTGCAGGT of the Pyxidicoccus xibeiensis genome contains:
- a CDS encoding TonB-dependent receptor; the encoded protein is MSGVRPFVGVVLAVVLAAGAEARAGSFITGTVRDAQRQQPLPGVVVSAWQDPPSLQGELTVVTDDQGVYLLPRPILGTYTLRFEKEGYRPYARSDVVLRKGHSLRVDVRLAVDTGAEWIPLCGGGGPPVDTSSTSTVLRPDWQLPHSLPLSRPLGRTGAVRAADGFAELGPRIMGDERGLSIHGASVFENRYTLNGLSTTDAATGLDALPLSAELFQDVTFHSGGAMPESGRATGGVIDTLMREGSNELHGSVFATWAPGRLEGGRASLPEGAGTRALGNLGDFGATLGGRLKMDRLWFFAGVVPTLSRVKFTEAGSSRTVFADQRGVQALGRLTYLPHQDHNVTLSLLAMPTTSRGVDLGLGPRTLDSDSVMTGLQYRGAFLDKRLLVDVNAGWLRRRDSLVPVEGGEAETPFREVGRQQASVRATVLTKGLGTHVLAAGVDTELLSYERRRVEPGAGVLTSRTTSPVIGSFVQDSWQLSPWLTVNAGVRHDVQLLAGGARGASNVAVHQLSPRVGVVVMPWRLARVFANYAKSSGLVPLGLKERSFQAGEVAVDPDLAPTTSSEFVAGLESEVLRHYLVASATYTHRELDSAAVLLRNADGSGTLLGNPGSGLAAGLARPERDYDAVTVSLRQTYWEQWMAEVSYTRSRLRGNFDGPFSTVAGPVVPGLLEDAVPVEDLGGRRRLAQDRTHVIKAFGAREFYFLHAYSARVGVAYVGASGLPVAGTEARTPWVHLVDARVGVDYRLTREARMSFDLEVFNVLGSQAATRVEERATAEGTELLPVQYQAPREVRLGVRYVF
- a CDS encoding transglycosylase domain-containing protein, yielding MRWRRLLKWWVCLLGLGFVGVLATLEGFYRVMLARVPELPRPPETRVMPALYGRMRWASSERTATPRVEPVWPWNVAFVLVRVGLLGQKPSQVVMPAGLGIAQEVASEWSSQLREAGGRFPRTFERLALTLWLTRHWSAEELLAFEAEHRSLGHGLFGMRAGARVLLGREWAELDAGGMAVLLAVGDAPGRWRDPWCFPERIRARRDVLLKRLREAGGLSLGETEAALQAPLGLIVRPAHWAPCPERNGSGMKAAPEG
- a CDS encoding cyclic-phosphate processing receiver domain-containing protein; the protein is MGPRSASRTLPGATRPSRQPGFREDVFGARRGRDVAVPEGAEAMKVYLDDERATPEGWVPVRWPEEAIGLLEGGQVTELSLDHDLGDDEHGTGYDVLLWLEEAVATRGFVPPRVRVHSANSSARLKMEQAIARIERFVRERGAE
- a CDS encoding TipAS antibiotic-recognition domain-containing protein yields the protein MFEKDRAAGTRQESEARGEVPEEGPLFQVLVEWSQLIARLRAELDRGTEPTCERVRALAARWRELVGVLTGNEPCVELWLRASHQQAPGVAARHGLDPRLFVYLGKAMASLDGPA